tcaccaaccctttttagcctgtatacagaggagctagcagccaggatgagaagaatgaatgtaggggtaagtgtggggaatgataaagtatgtgtgttcctttatgcagatgatgtagttgttatgagtgaatcggcagatgagcttcaaagtttgttgaatgtagtggatggctatggtaaagactttggagtaaggtttagcagtgagaaaagcaaagtaatgattgtgaatagatcagaggatgaaagtaatgtggtatggagacttggagagaatgagttgagacaggtgcaagaatacaagtacttagggatgtggatgagtcctagtgggtgtgcaaaggcaaagaatgaaaagataagtatggtaaaccagtgggcaGGTTgactgggaagcgcggcaaggatgagagcaagtaagtatgatgtgttgagagaagtgtggaagagtgtggctgtgccatgtataatgtatggtatggatgtgattgcatggaatgaaagtgaaattgataagttagaagtgggccagaacaaagtagcaaggatggcactgagtgcaccgaggtgcacagcagttgaagccttgagaggtgacatggaatggagcaccttcagagaaagactgacaaaagccacacttaggtacaagattaggcttgagagaatggatgatgcaagaatagcaaggaaggtgtacctgtggaatgaaagtggaagcaaatggaggaagagatgcatgagaatgacagacaggaatggattgcaagttgtgtgggcgataagaatggctgggaggaatcaaaatgagcgtgaatgggtggtaacaagaggaggaagagtgggagccgaatgggatgtgagaaaatggaagaatgagatagacaaagaagtgaaatgtgtgggactgaatgaatggaagaatgagat
The Scylla paramamosain isolate STU-SP2022 unplaced genomic scaffold, ASM3559412v1 Contig11, whole genome shotgun sequence genome window above contains:
- the LOC135097073 gene encoding uncharacterized protein LOC135097073, encoding MRASKYDVLREVWKSVAVPCIMYGMDVIAWNESEIDKLEVGQNKVARMALSAPRCTAVEALRGDMEWSTFRERLTKATLRYKIRLERMDDARIARKVYLWNESGSKWRKRCMRMTDRNGLQVVWAIRMAGRNQNEREWVVTRGGRVGAEWDVRKWKNEIDKEVKCVGLNEWKNEMERKKTLEWYKEKEAPRYEKWYDGSLGGDLLFRARAQCMDVNARSYRWSESRSKVCQMCDMGEDETVEHVVLECVQYARDRNEMMQVILTELGHDRNERVEKTGKEWMVLLLGLGREANERMIEAVKEFLERMWRARCMNN